In the Desulfatiglans sp. genome, one interval contains:
- a CDS encoding sigma-54-dependent Fis family transcriptional regulator, translated as MDKKATILVVDDEQGVLQSFKMVLGSGYNIFLAESGEQALQLFSETSIDLILLDILLPDSNGIELLKKFKGIDPDVEVIMVSAVKDVKPAVEAMKFGAYDYIVKPFVVEEIINVVSRAIEKHRLLRKVSYLKDELERFQPFEKIVGQDPKMIEIFELISTISNSDGAVLIQGESGTGKELVARAIHRLGNRKDEPFVVVNCAAIPETLMESEIFGHIKGAFTGASAVKVGKLELADKGIVFLDDVDTLDIAMQAKLLRVIQEKEIERLGSTKLIKIDVRFIAASNKNLKRLIQTGHFREDLFYRLNVFPVEIPPLRERRGDIPLLLNHFLELYSKSNGKPVKKFSGSAEKILVDHYEWPGNVRELQNLVERLTTITKGNVIFPKNISDFSLNKMEIKDIPLKDAVDIFEKDYINDVLKRVQGSRKDAARILGIHRNTLIKKMNGQE; from the coding sequence ATGGATAAAAAGGCTACGATCCTTGTTGTAGATGATGAACAGGGTGTCTTGCAGTCATTTAAAATGGTTCTGGGTTCAGGCTACAATATCTTTCTTGCTGAATCAGGAGAACAGGCATTGCAGCTTTTTTCTGAGACATCCATTGACCTGATACTGCTCGATATCCTGCTGCCTGATTCAAACGGCATAGAGCTATTAAAAAAATTCAAGGGTATAGACCCTGATGTAGAGGTCATCATGGTAAGCGCTGTGAAGGATGTAAAGCCCGCAGTTGAGGCCATGAAATTCGGGGCATATGATTATATAGTGAAACCGTTTGTTGTTGAGGAGATCATCAACGTTGTAAGCAGGGCAATAGAAAAACACCGCCTGCTCCGAAAGGTTAGCTATCTCAAGGACGAGCTTGAAAGATTCCAACCCTTTGAAAAGATAGTGGGGCAGGACCCGAAGATGATTGAAATTTTTGAACTTATTTCCACCATAAGTAACAGTGATGGCGCAGTGCTGATACAGGGTGAAAGCGGCACAGGAAAAGAGCTGGTGGCAAGGGCAATACACAGGCTTGGCAACAGGAAGGATGAGCCCTTTGTTGTGGTTAACTGTGCAGCTATCCCTGAAACCCTTATGGAGAGTGAGATATTCGGCCATATCAAAGGGGCATTTACAGGGGCATCCGCAGTGAAGGTCGGGAAGCTTGAACTGGCAGATAAGGGGATTGTATTTCTGGATGATGTGGACACCCTTGATATTGCCATGCAGGCAAAGCTCCTGAGGGTGATACAGGAAAAGGAGATAGAACGGCTTGGCAGCACAAAACTGATCAAGATCGATGTGAGGTTTATTGCCGCATCCAATAAAAATTTAAAAAGGCTCATACAGACAGGCCATTTCCGTGAAGACCTTTTCTACCGGCTTAACGTATTTCCTGTTGAGATACCACCTCTAAGAGAGAGGCGCGGGGATATCCCTCTACTGCTCAACCATTTTCTAGAACTATATTCAAAATCCAATGGAAAACCTGTAAAAAAATTCTCAGGCAGCGCTGAAAAGATACTTGTTGATCATTATGAATGGCCTGGAAATGTAAGGGAACTCCAGAATCTTGTAGAACGCCTGACAACCATTACAAAGGGTAATGTGATATTCCCAAAAAACATTTCAGATTTCAGCCTCAACAAGATGGAAATAAAGGATATACCTCTTAAGGATGCGGTAGACATATTTGAAAAGGATTATATCAACGATGTGCTTAAGAGGGTTCAGGGGAGCAGAAAGGATGCAGCGCGAATCTTAGGGATACACAGGAACACGCTTATCAAGAAAATGAATGGGCAGGAGTAG
- the pdxA gene encoding 4-hydroxythreonine-4-phosphate dehydrogenase PdxA has protein sequence MDTRALTGITMGDPSGVGPEIITKVLCEDDIFRVCRPIIIGDPGVLAYYADKSVMIKEIVSPEEAVGQKGKLEVIRVSSLEKADFVPGKPTATGGKAMVDYILSAVDMTMKSKLSAMVTCPINKALMNRAGFNFEGHTELLAHLTNTDDYVMMLAGDKLRVTLVTIHCALRDVPDKISIENIVKTISITALSLKRDFGISSPCIAVAALNPHAGEEGMFGTEEITSIRPAIQKAINMGIDVTGPLPADTLYPKAVTGQYDAVVNMYHDQGLIPLKLIHFSDGVNVTLGLPIIRTSVDHGTAYDIAGKGIADHMSLKAAILMAARMAHNRKRYKGK, from the coding sequence ATGGATACAAGAGCTCTAACTGGCATAACAATGGGCGACCCCTCTGGTGTGGGGCCGGAGATAATCACAAAGGTATTATGTGAGGATGATATATTCAGGGTATGCAGGCCGATTATCATTGGCGACCCAGGAGTGCTTGCATATTATGCTGATAAATCTGTCATGATAAAAGAAATTGTATCGCCTGAAGAGGCCGTTGGTCAAAAAGGTAAGCTTGAGGTTATAAGGGTATCCTCACTTGAAAAGGCCGATTTTGTACCCGGCAAACCCACGGCAACAGGGGGCAAGGCAATGGTGGATTATATCCTTTCCGCGGTTGACATGACCATGAAAAGCAAGTTGTCAGCAATGGTAACCTGCCCGATAAACAAGGCGCTAATGAACAGGGCCGGTTTTAACTTTGAAGGCCACACAGAACTGCTTGCGCATCTCACAAATACAGATGATTATGTCATGATGCTTGCAGGGGATAAACTCAGGGTTACACTGGTAACAATTCACTGCGCATTAAGGGATGTCCCTGATAAAATCTCCATTGAAAATATTGTTAAAACAATATCCATAACAGCCCTTTCCCTTAAAAGGGATTTTGGTATCAGCTCCCCATGCATTGCAGTTGCGGCCCTTAACCCGCATGCCGGTGAAGAGGGTATGTTTGGAACTGAGGAGATAACAAGCATCCGCCCTGCAATACAAAAGGCCATTAACATGGGGATTGATGTGACAGGCCCACTCCCCGCTGATACGCTGTACCCCAAGGCGGTTACAGGTCAGTATGATGCCGTGGTAAACATGTATCATGATCAGGGGCTTATCCCGCTCAAACTCATCCATTTTTCAGACGGGGTTAATGTCACACTGGGCCTTCCCATCATAAGGACATCTGTGGATCACGGCACGGCCTATGACATTGCAGGGAAAGGCATTGCTGACCATATGAGCCTTAAGGCGGCTATACTCATGGCTGCGCGCATGGCGCATAACAGAAAGAGGTATAAAGGTAAGTAA
- a CDS encoding lysophospholipid acyltransferase family protein: protein MERLGLSNFLQTRFNIYMYLFLGWGFARFYIFFLGRIYYLFRRGEKQRIRQSVADVVTLMNRKNEKDEIFKKVISGILAHYYEKLFIAFEDKKRATQFLTRNISAGNISIIKNGLNRGKGVILITGHYGAIEYVPTLLAVNNINISMIAKFKTSRLREKIFKQAGKYGIRMIDADTRGNVLNRAINELRENRVLVTQCDEFDEWRPSVNNRTTFLGHVTGVDRTINILIKRAGAEVVFGLLHRYSLNQYSLNIFSREQMCRMIPSMKSKTSGEMVLKMLEQFILRYPEQWYQWKKYPELSSSHTVFGHRAETELSHPVLLPLLETQV, encoded by the coding sequence ATGGAAAGACTTGGATTGAGTAATTTTTTGCAGACCAGATTTAATATTTACATGTATTTGTTTTTGGGATGGGGATTTGCCAGGTTCTATATCTTTTTTCTGGGCAGAATTTATTACCTGTTCAGAAGAGGTGAAAAACAGAGAATCAGACAATCAGTTGCAGATGTTGTTACTCTTATGAATCGTAAAAATGAAAAGGATGAGATCTTTAAAAAGGTCATTTCCGGTATTTTGGCTCACTATTATGAAAAGCTGTTTATCGCCTTTGAAGATAAAAAAAGGGCCACACAATTTCTGACCCGAAATATTTCTGCGGGAAATATTTCCATTATAAAAAATGGCCTTAATAGGGGAAAAGGGGTTATCCTTATCACAGGCCATTACGGCGCCATCGAATATGTCCCAACACTTTTAGCAGTTAACAATATCAACATATCCATGATTGCCAAATTTAAAACATCGCGGCTCAGGGAAAAGATTTTTAAGCAGGCTGGTAAATATGGTATCAGAATGATTGACGCAGATACCAGAGGTAATGTATTAAATAGGGCAATAAACGAGCTCAGAGAAAACAGGGTTCTTGTGACCCAGTGTGATGAATTTGATGAATGGCGGCCATCAGTAAATAACAGGACAACATTTCTTGGCCATGTTACAGGGGTTGACCGCACCATTAATATACTCATTAAGAGGGCAGGCGCTGAGGTCGTGTTTGGCCTGTTACACAGGTACAGCCTTAATCAATATTCACTTAATATTTTTTCCCGTGAGCAGATGTGCAGGATGATCCCATCCATGAAGTCAAAGACATCTGGTGAAATGGTTTTAAAGATGCTTGAGCAGTTTATTTTGAGGTATCCGGAACAATGGTATCAATGGAAAAAATACCCGGAGCTGAGCAGTTCCCATACAGTTTTCGGGCACAGGGCAGAAACTGAGCTATCTCATCCGGTACTCCTGCCTCTGCTTGAGACTCAGGTTTAA
- a CDS encoding CopG family transcriptional regulator has translation MKAKDLDEKFDSGEDITEFLEMDNARRPGQEQKRVNVDFPVWMIQDLDREAKRLGVPRQSLIKIWIADRLKATS, from the coding sequence ATGAAAGCTAAAGATTTAGATGAAAAATTTGATTCAGGTGAAGATATCACTGAATTCCTTGAAATGGATAATGCCAGGAGGCCTGGACAGGAACAGAAGAGAGTTAATGTGGATTTTCCTGTCTGGATGATTCAAGATCTTGACAGAGAAGCTAAAAGACTTGGAGTGCCGCGACAATCCTTAATTAAAATCTGGATAGCTGATAGACTTAAAGCAACTTCTTAA
- a CDS encoding B12-binding domain-containing radical SAM protein, whose amino-acid sequence MILFIEPVSKNIGMYVPAYPLPLLEIAGYVKKQRPGSDIKVISLPMDYGLPLNQAGKEKLYDELLHDISMLKPLGIGISCTAISQAEETISLCERIKKQAPGIFLFLGGYFPTIYYEEIFKRTDAVDLIVKGEGEIPALKIIERLEDGKEPRDKKTAGLVWKKNGGLIHTGDSERFDLTEKAPLDLSLLDNPGAYDVLPYSFSRGCPFKCNFCMEDYIRPKRFTVPYEIVEQDLTNLESGCTVKEIVVCDALFKSCDLVPLLRKLDMKIHFETRCDIFNPELIPEIYDVCGTLVLGFESASFSTLTRMNKIKGHDHYKRYLDNTISIFKKASEYEIPLMMFMIAGYPGDTEADLIESYNFVEKLSSYCSSAGHIFKIGECHVYPKTKIHGLALSLPDCLFDDDGVFGQNVVRKPSRDLDFEKVMSYTERIYRLSNNTEKLQNAFLKMVPFFRLPASSLTDPVIPDPCYKDGERDILNVNSEHLESLRGVLSTLRRAKKNELSGERSGRVINL is encoded by the coding sequence TTGATACTATTCATAGAACCTGTCTCCAAAAACATAGGCATGTATGTCCCGGCCTACCCCCTTCCACTTCTTGAGATTGCAGGGTATGTTAAAAAACAACGGCCAGGGAGCGATATCAAGGTCATATCTTTACCAATGGATTATGGGCTTCCCCTGAACCAGGCTGGCAAGGAAAAGCTCTACGATGAACTGCTGCATGATATATCAATGCTTAAACCACTGGGGATAGGTATTTCATGCACAGCGATATCACAGGCAGAGGAAACCATAAGCTTATGCGAGAGGATAAAAAAACAGGCCCCCGGAATATTTTTATTTCTGGGGGGATATTTCCCCACAATTTACTATGAGGAGATTTTCAAGAGAACAGATGCAGTTGATCTTATTGTAAAGGGGGAGGGTGAGATACCTGCCCTTAAGATCATAGAGAGGCTTGAAGATGGTAAAGAGCCCAGAGATAAAAAGACAGCAGGGCTTGTCTGGAAGAAAAACGGGGGTTTAATTCATACTGGTGACAGTGAGAGGTTTGATCTTACAGAAAAGGCACCACTTGATCTCTCCCTGCTTGATAACCCCGGGGCTTATGATGTGCTGCCATATTCATTCAGCAGGGGGTGTCCCTTTAAATGTAATTTCTGCATGGAGGATTATATCCGGCCAAAAAGATTTACTGTGCCATATGAAATAGTAGAGCAGGACCTGACCAACCTTGAGAGCGGCTGCACTGTAAAGGAGATTGTAGTCTGTGATGCCCTGTTTAAATCATGTGACCTTGTTCCATTATTAAGAAAACTTGATATGAAGATCCATTTTGAAACCAGATGTGATATTTTTAACCCTGAATTAATCCCTGAAATCTATGATGTATGCGGCACCCTTGTGCTAGGTTTTGAATCAGCAAGCTTCAGCACGCTTACCAGGATGAACAAGATTAAGGGCCATGACCATTATAAAAGATATCTTGACAATACCATTTCTATCTTTAAAAAGGCATCTGAGTATGAAATCCCCCTTATGATGTTCATGATTGCAGGTTATCCGGGTGATACAGAGGCTGACCTGATAGAGAGTTATAATTTTGTGGAAAAACTCAGCAGCTATTGCAGTAGTGCAGGGCATATATTCAAGATCGGTGAGTGTCATGTGTACCCGAAAACAAAGATACATGGTCTTGCACTTTCATTGCCTGATTGTCTGTTTGATGATGATGGTGTATTTGGCCAGAATGTTGTAAGAAAACCATCACGTGACCTGGATTTTGAAAAGGTCATGTCATATACAGAGAGGATATACAGGCTTTCAAATAATACAGAAAAACTACAGAATGCATTTTTAAAAATGGTGCCATTTTTCAGGCTCCCTGCATCATCCCTCACAGACCCTGTTATACCTGATCCATGTTATAAAGATGGCGAAAGGGATATCCTTAATGTAAATAGTGAACACCTTGAATCGCTCAGGGGGGTGCTTTCTACCCTGAGAAGAGCAAAAAAGAATGAATTGTCAGGTGAGAGAAGCGGAAGGGTTATAAATCTTTAA
- the uvrA gene encoding excinuclease ABC subunit UvrA produces MTAGVIRIRGARVHNLKNINLDIPRDKMVVVTGLSGSGKSSLAFDTIYAEGQRRYVESLSAYARQFLEQMDKPDVDYIEGLSPAISIEQMASVRNPRSTVATVTEIYDYLRLLYARIGHPHCPVCGIEISSQTTQAIVDRIIALEPNTRIQIMAPLAEGRKGEFTKLFNNLRKDGFTRIKIDNEIRLLEEELNPDKNRKHDISVVIDRLVITKEIKNRLTDSMELALKMANGQAIIDVIGSEEIFFSTSAACRKCGISIPELTPQMFSFNNPHGACTECSGLGKKRYLDPDLIVPDPSLSLREGAISPWSKRNSLYFQQMLESICKYYEIDIYQSYGSLHKKIQEILMHGSGAEEISFCFEKEGKRYEYNRPFEGVLPSLERRYRETDSIQAREEIERFMSVMDCPACRGSRINEISRAVRIGGYSINELTAFSIKNAYEFFNSLSLTAREENIARRIIKELKERITFLNNVGLSYLTLDRSSATLSGGENQRIRLATQISSGLAGVLYVLDEPSIGLHQKDNRLLLDNLMRLKELGNSVIIVEHDSETIESADWVIDMGPGAGINGGEVVFSGTPAELLKSEVSITGKYLSGRLKIPVPDKRKKGSGKKLIIRGAQENNLKNIDVEFPLEQFICVTGVSGSGKSTLINETLYPAIAQRLYRSKKQVGKVREIKGIEHIDKVISIDQTPIGKTPRSNPATYTGIFAYIRDLFAMLPESKIRGYNPGRFSFNVKGGRCEACNGDGLIKIEMHFLPDVHVLCETCKGSRFNRDTLEIKYRGMNIAEVLDMTINQGFKFFENIPNIKNKLKTLVDVGLGYVKLGQSATTLSGGEAQRIKLARELSKRDTGKTLYLLDEPTTGLHFEDIKKLVEVLRYLVSLNNTVIVIEHNLDVIKTADYIIDLGPEGGDAGGNVIAAGTPEEIINVENSYTASYLKKLL; encoded by the coding sequence ATGACAGCAGGTGTTATCAGGATAAGGGGCGCAAGGGTACATAATCTTAAGAACATAAACCTTGATATCCCCAGGGACAAGATGGTGGTGGTCACCGGCCTCTCAGGGTCAGGGAAATCATCCCTTGCCTTTGACACCATATATGCTGAGGGACAGAGGCGCTATGTAGAATCCCTTTCCGCATATGCAAGGCAGTTTCTTGAGCAGATGGACAAGCCTGATGTGGATTATATAGAGGGCCTGTCACCTGCCATATCCATAGAACAGATGGCATCAGTAAGAAACCCCCGTTCAACAGTGGCCACGGTCACAGAAATTTATGATTATCTCAGGCTGCTCTACGCAAGGATTGGCCATCCCCACTGCCCTGTCTGCGGCATAGAGATATCCTCACAGACAACGCAGGCCATTGTGGACAGGATTATTGCACTTGAACCAAATACAAGGATCCAGATCATGGCACCCCTTGCAGAGGGTCGAAAGGGTGAATTTACAAAGCTTTTTAACAACCTTAGGAAGGATGGGTTCACACGCATAAAGATAGATAATGAGATAAGGCTGCTTGAGGAGGAGTTAAACCCTGATAAAAACAGGAAGCACGATATAAGCGTTGTTATTGACAGGCTCGTCATTACAAAGGAAATAAAAAACAGGCTTACCGACTCGATGGAGCTCGCCCTTAAGATGGCTAATGGCCAGGCCATTATTGATGTTATCGGGTCTGAAGAGATATTTTTCAGCACCAGTGCGGCATGCAGAAAGTGCGGTATAAGCATCCCGGAGCTTACACCACAGATGTTTTCATTTAATAACCCCCACGGGGCCTGCACTGAATGCAGTGGTCTGGGCAAGAAGAGGTATCTTGACCCCGACCTTATTGTGCCTGACCCATCCCTTTCATTGAGAGAAGGTGCCATTTCACCATGGTCAAAAAGAAACTCCCTCTATTTTCAGCAGATGCTTGAATCCATCTGTAAATATTATGAGATCGACATATACCAGTCTTATGGAAGCCTCCATAAAAAGATACAGGAAATCCTGATGCACGGATCAGGCGCTGAAGAGATAAGCTTCTGTTTTGAAAAGGAGGGGAAGCGCTATGAATATAACCGCCCGTTTGAAGGGGTGCTGCCCTCACTTGAAAGGAGATACAGGGAGACAGATTCCATACAGGCAAGGGAAGAGATAGAGAGATTCATGAGCGTAATGGACTGCCCTGCTTGCAGGGGTTCAAGGATAAATGAAATAAGCAGGGCAGTAAGGATAGGAGGATATTCAATAAATGAACTCACTGCCTTTTCCATCAAGAATGCCTATGAATTTTTTAACAGTCTTTCATTAACTGCAAGGGAAGAGAATATAGCAAGAAGGATAATAAAGGAGCTGAAAGAAAGGATCACCTTTCTTAACAACGTGGGTCTTTCATATCTGACTCTGGACAGGTCATCCGCGACTCTATCAGGCGGGGAAAATCAGCGTATAAGGCTTGCAACACAGATAAGTTCAGGCTTAGCCGGTGTGCTCTATGTGCTGGATGAACCGAGTATCGGGCTTCATCAAAAGGATAACCGTCTTCTGCTTGATAATCTCATGAGGCTAAAGGAGCTTGGTAACAGCGTCATTATTGTTGAGCATGACTCTGAAACCATAGAATCTGCCGACTGGGTGATAGACATGGGGCCGGGCGCAGGTATTAACGGCGGTGAGGTGGTATTCAGCGGGACGCCTGCTGAACTTTTAAAATCGGAGGTCTCCATTACAGGTAAATACCTTTCCGGCAGGCTTAAGATACCTGTGCCTGATAAGAGAAAAAAGGGCAGTGGTAAAAAACTTATTATCCGCGGCGCACAAGAGAACAATCTTAAAAACATAGATGTTGAATTTCCCCTTGAGCAATTCATATGCGTTACAGGTGTGTCAGGTTCAGGCAAGAGCACACTTATTAACGAGACCCTCTACCCTGCCATAGCCCAGAGACTCTACAGGTCCAAAAAGCAAGTCGGGAAGGTGAGAGAGATAAAGGGGATAGAACACATAGACAAGGTAATAAGCATAGACCAGACCCCCATAGGCAAGACACCGAGGTCAAACCCTGCCACCTATACAGGCATATTCGCATATATCAGGGACCTCTTTGCCATGTTACCTGAATCAAAGATAAGGGGTTACAACCCCGGCAGGTTCAGTTTCAATGTAAAGGGCGGCAGGTGCGAGGCATGCAATGGTGACGGGCTTATAAAGATAGAGATGCATTTTCTGCCCGATGTGCATGTACTGTGCGAGACCTGCAAGGGGAGCAGATTTAACAGGGACACACTGGAGATAAAGTACAGGGGCATGAACATCGCTGAGGTGCTTGATATGACCATAAACCAGGGGTTTAAATTCTTTGAAAATATCCCCAATATCAAAAATAAGCTTAAGACACTTGTTGATGTGGGTTTAGGTTATGTGAAGCTTGGGCAGTCTGCTACCACACTATCAGGCGGCGAGGCACAGAGGATAAAACTCGCAAGGGAACTATCTAAAAGGGACACAGGAAAGACACTCTACCTGCTTGATGAACCGACGACCGGGCTCCATTTTGAGGACATAAAAAAACTCGTTGAGGTATTAAGATACCTTGTATCACTAAACAATACCGTTATAGTTATTGAACACAACCTTGATGTGATCAAGACAGCAGATTATATAATAGACCTTGGCCCTGAAGGGGGTGATGCAGGTGGCAATGTTATAGCGGCTGGTACACCGGAGGAGATTATTAATGTGGAGAATTCATATACAGCATCCTACCTTAAGAAGTTGCTTTAA